The following are encoded together in the Nocardioides sp. Arc9.136 genome:
- a CDS encoding zinc-dependent alcohol dehydrogenase family protein, with product MRATTIHGPGDIRFTDVPDPTIIEPTDAIVRVTASCVCGSDLWPYRGESPITPGDTIGHECIGVVEEVGSEVRDITVGDLVVVPFDHCDGTCAHCLAGVHSACVELGMTTTGQAEYARVVHADGSLVRVDGGKGGAPDPALVPSLVALSDVMPTGWHAAVSAGVKAGDTVVVVGDGAVGLCGVLAASVMGAEKVVVMSRHEPRQRIATAFGATHVVAGRGREGAAAIKEITAGIGADAVLECVGTDQAMGTAFAVARPGATVGFVGVPHGVELPVGRMFQKNVGLAGGMAPVRRYLPELLDLVLSGTIDPGRVFDLTLPLDQVADGYRAMDERRAIKVLLQP from the coding sequence ATGCGCGCGACGACCATCCACGGTCCCGGTGACATCCGGTTCACCGACGTACCCGATCCGACCATCATCGAGCCCACCGACGCGATCGTCCGCGTCACCGCGTCCTGCGTGTGCGGCTCGGACCTGTGGCCCTACCGCGGCGAGAGCCCGATCACCCCCGGCGACACCATCGGCCACGAGTGCATCGGCGTCGTCGAGGAGGTCGGCAGCGAGGTGCGCGACATCACGGTCGGCGACCTCGTCGTCGTGCCGTTCGACCACTGCGACGGCACCTGCGCCCACTGCCTCGCCGGCGTGCACTCGGCGTGCGTGGAGCTCGGAATGACCACCACCGGCCAGGCGGAGTACGCCCGTGTCGTGCACGCCGACGGCAGCCTGGTCCGCGTCGACGGTGGGAAGGGCGGGGCGCCGGACCCGGCCCTGGTCCCGTCGCTCGTCGCGCTGTCCGACGTGATGCCGACCGGCTGGCACGCAGCCGTCTCCGCCGGCGTGAAGGCCGGCGACACCGTCGTGGTCGTCGGGGACGGTGCCGTCGGCCTCTGCGGCGTCCTGGCCGCCTCGGTCATGGGCGCCGAGAAGGTGGTCGTCATGTCGCGCCACGAGCCGCGCCAGCGGATCGCCACCGCCTTCGGCGCCACCCACGTCGTCGCCGGGCGCGGCCGGGAGGGCGCCGCGGCGATCAAGGAGATCACCGCCGGGATCGGGGCCGACGCCGTCCTGGAGTGCGTGGGCACCGACCAGGCGATGGGCACCGCGTTCGCCGTCGCCCGCCCCGGCGCGACCGTCGGGTTCGTCGGCGTGCCGCACGGGGTGGAGCTCCCGGTGGGGCGGATGTTCCAGAAGAACGTCGGGCTGGCCGGCGGGATGGCCCCTGTCCGCCGCTACCTGCCCGAGCTGCTCGACCTGGTGCTCAGCGGCACCATCGACCCCGGCCGGGTCTTCGACCTCACGCTGCCCCTCGACCAGGTGGCCGACGGCTACCGCGCGATGGACGAGCGCCGCGCGATCAAGGTGCTGCTGCAGCCGTGA
- a CDS encoding SDR family oxidoreductase produces MQQLAGRVAVVTGAGSGIGRVTAERLAARGCHLALVDVSPGGVETTADAVRRLGVSASTHLADVSDAERVGELPDEVLAAHGAVHVLVNNAGVTSAGAFAEERLEDVRWMVGVNLWGVVHGCHAFLPTLLAQDEAHIVNVSSMTGLLGLPHNAAYALTKGAVRSFTEGLRGELVTTGVGVSAIFPGTHRTGITSGARGAEGERIRRLGSSRLSALVPPPSRVAKAIVKAIERDRARMVVGPDARVLDLAARVAPGRTGLVGRATSRLATKH; encoded by the coding sequence ATGCAGCAGCTGGCCGGTCGGGTCGCGGTCGTCACCGGCGCGGGGAGCGGGATCGGCCGGGTGACCGCCGAGCGGCTGGCGGCCCGGGGCTGCCACCTGGCGCTCGTCGACGTCAGCCCCGGTGGGGTCGAGACCACCGCGGACGCCGTGCGTCGGCTCGGTGTCAGCGCCTCGACCCACCTCGCGGACGTCTCGGACGCCGAGCGGGTGGGCGAGCTCCCCGACGAGGTCCTCGCCGCGCACGGCGCGGTGCACGTGCTGGTCAACAATGCCGGGGTCACCTCCGCGGGCGCCTTCGCCGAGGAGCGGCTCGAGGACGTGCGCTGGATGGTCGGGGTCAACCTGTGGGGCGTGGTGCACGGCTGCCATGCGTTCCTCCCGACGCTGCTGGCCCAGGACGAGGCGCACATCGTCAACGTCTCCAGCATGACCGGGCTCCTCGGCCTGCCGCACAACGCGGCGTACGCGCTGACGAAGGGTGCGGTGCGGTCCTTCACCGAGGGGCTGCGCGGGGAGCTGGTGACGACGGGCGTCGGCGTCAGCGCGATCTTCCCGGGCACCCACCGGACCGGCATCACCAGCGGTGCCCGCGGCGCCGAGGGGGAGCGGATCCGCAGGCTCGGCAGCTCCCGGTTGTCGGCCCTGGTGCCGCCGCCGTCGCGCGTCGCCAAGGCCATCGTCAAGGCGATCGAGCGGGACCGCGCCCGGATGGTCGTCGGCCCCGACGCCCGGGTGCTCGACCTGGCCGCCCGGGTCGCACCGGGGCGCACCGGGCTGGTCGGCCGGGCGACGTCGAGGCTGGCGACCAAGCACTAG
- a CDS encoding catalase, translating to MNPKDAAKAAIDKLEGLGDVPVPGAPGPAPAPLEEPTAVKPPLPPKPDQDAPATGTATGAPTGAPPTARAQQSAYLTNSTGTRLRDTDHSLKAGSRGPTLLQDHHLREKITHFDHERIPERVVHARGAGAHGVFEGYGTADSVSMAGLFAKGKETPVFVRFSTVLGSRGSADTVRDTRGFATKFYTEEGNWDLVANNIPVFFIQDGIKFPDVIHAGKPHPDREIPQAQSAHDTFWDFVSLHTEAQHHTMWNMSDRGIPRSYRMMEGFGVHTFRCINAEGGTSLVKFHWKPKLGVHSLTWEEAQMVGGIDPDFHRRDLYDAIEAGAHPEWELGVQVFPDEPDQMFAGIDLLDPTKIVPEEIAPVQPIGKLTLNANPTNFFAEVEQVAFHVGHLVPGIDVTDDPLLQTRLFSYVDTQLSRLGGPNYNQIPVNRPHVPTNDMFRDGFHQHAVHSGVAPYKPNSLDGGCPFAAGADLSEEETRAFVEAAVTVAEATKVRANPASYDDHYSQVRQFWLSMTPVEKEHIVRAYTFELGKCYEQAVKERQLQCLANIDPVLCQEVATGLGLPAPSPTITLEDLDPSPALSQVKGPFPPDGRMVGIVVDPDGDLSGVDSLRRTIHGAGMVPLVIGPHGGTVDGMPVQRTFATGRSVEVDVLLLAGSPAPAPDALTNRDAKAGAADTTTVDPRVALMVQECHRHAKVIGAWGAGVAALAAAGVAEGDAGVVTGASAADVFTGVSEQMAFHRVWDRFPTAVG from the coding sequence TTGAACCCCAAGGACGCCGCCAAGGCAGCGATCGACAAGCTGGAGGGCCTGGGCGACGTCCCGGTCCCTGGGGCACCCGGACCGGCCCCGGCCCCGCTCGAGGAGCCGACCGCCGTCAAGCCCCCGCTGCCGCCGAAGCCCGACCAGGACGCACCGGCCACCGGCACGGCGACGGGAGCGCCGACCGGCGCCCCGCCGACCGCGCGCGCCCAGCAGTCGGCGTACCTGACGAACTCCACCGGCACGCGCCTGCGCGACACCGACCACTCGCTCAAGGCCGGGAGCCGCGGTCCGACGCTGCTGCAGGACCACCACCTGCGCGAGAAGATCACGCACTTCGACCACGAGCGCATCCCGGAGCGCGTCGTCCACGCCCGCGGCGCCGGCGCGCACGGCGTGTTCGAGGGCTACGGCACCGCCGACTCCGTCTCGATGGCCGGCCTGTTCGCGAAGGGCAAGGAGACGCCGGTCTTCGTGCGCTTCTCGACGGTGCTCGGCTCGCGCGGCTCGGCCGACACCGTGCGCGACACGCGCGGTTTCGCCACCAAGTTCTACACCGAGGAGGGCAACTGGGACCTCGTCGCCAACAACATCCCGGTGTTCTTCATCCAGGACGGCATCAAGTTCCCCGACGTCATCCACGCCGGCAAGCCGCACCCGGACCGCGAGATCCCCCAGGCGCAGAGCGCCCACGACACGTTCTGGGACTTCGTCTCGCTGCACACCGAGGCCCAGCACCACACGATGTGGAACATGTCCGACCGCGGCATCCCGCGCTCCTACCGGATGATGGAGGGCTTCGGCGTCCACACCTTCCGGTGCATCAACGCCGAGGGCGGGACGTCGCTGGTCAAGTTCCACTGGAAGCCCAAGCTCGGCGTGCACTCCCTCACCTGGGAGGAGGCGCAGATGGTGGGCGGCATCGACCCCGACTTCCACCGCCGCGACCTGTACGACGCCATCGAGGCCGGCGCCCACCCCGAGTGGGAGCTCGGGGTGCAGGTCTTCCCCGACGAGCCGGACCAGATGTTCGCCGGGATCGACCTGCTCGACCCGACCAAGATCGTGCCGGAGGAGATCGCCCCGGTGCAGCCGATCGGCAAGCTGACCCTCAACGCGAACCCGACGAACTTCTTCGCCGAGGTCGAGCAGGTCGCCTTCCACGTCGGCCACCTGGTCCCGGGCATCGACGTCACCGACGACCCGCTGCTGCAGACCCGGCTCTTCTCCTATGTCGACACCCAGCTCTCGCGGCTGGGCGGGCCGAACTACAACCAGATCCCGGTGAACCGCCCGCACGTGCCGACCAACGACATGTTCCGCGACGGGTTCCACCAGCACGCCGTGCACTCGGGCGTGGCGCCGTACAAGCCGAACTCGCTGGACGGGGGCTGCCCGTTCGCGGCCGGCGCGGACCTGTCGGAGGAGGAGACGCGCGCGTTCGTCGAGGCGGCGGTCACCGTCGCGGAGGCGACCAAGGTGCGCGCCAACCCGGCGTCGTACGACGACCACTACAGCCAGGTCCGCCAGTTCTGGCTGAGCATGACGCCGGTCGAGAAGGAGCACATCGTCCGGGCCTACACCTTCGAGCTCGGCAAGTGCTACGAGCAGGCGGTCAAGGAGCGCCAGCTGCAGTGCCTGGCGAACATCGACCCGGTGCTGTGCCAGGAGGTCGCGACCGGGCTGGGCCTGCCCGCCCCCTCCCCCACGATCACCCTCGAGGACCTCGACCCGAGCCCGGCGCTCTCGCAGGTCAAGGGCCCCTTCCCGCCCGACGGCCGGATGGTCGGCATCGTGGTCGACCCCGACGGGGACCTCAGCGGCGTTGACTCCCTGCGCCGGACCATCCACGGTGCCGGCATGGTGCCGCTGGTGATCGGCCCCCACGGCGGCACCGTCGACGGGATGCCGGTGCAGCGCACCTTCGCGACCGGCCGCTCGGTCGAGGTCGACGTCCTGCTCCTCGCGGGCTCGCCCGCACCGGCGCCGGACGCGCTGACCAACCGTGACGCCAAGGCGGGGGCGGCGGACACCACCACCGTCGACCCGCGGGTCGCGCTGATGGTCCAGGAGTGCCACCGCCACGCCAAGGTGATCGGCGCGTGGGGCGCCGGCGTCGCCGCGCTCGCGGCGGCCGGGGTGGCCGAGGGCGACGCCGGGGTGGTGACGGGCGCCTCCGCGGCCGACGTCTTCACCGGCGTCTCCGAGCAGATGGCGTTCCACCGCGTCTGGGACCGCTTCCCCACCGCGGTCGGCTGA
- a CDS encoding LLM class F420-dependent oxidoreductase, which yields MADPLEYAVIAPVGAGTTADPAWISAFARHVEACGFGSLVAVEHAVMMSRYDSVYPYDASGRVELPADCPIPDPLELLAFLAGQTTTLGLATGVLVLPVHHPVVLAKRLATLDVLSGGRLRLAVGMGWMREELEACDVPFEARGRRADEQIRVMRALWADTSEQGVDHDGEFFSFRGAVSRPRPVRGTVPVHIGGHSRAAARRAGRHGDGLQPLGVAGEELAGLVALMRSSAEEAGRDPDALELTLGHLVTRIDQGRAERLAAQGADRLVLATSGTTDLAQACDELSACAERLGLRAR from the coding sequence GTGGCCGACCCCCTGGAGTACGCCGTCATCGCACCCGTCGGCGCCGGGACGACCGCGGACCCGGCGTGGATCTCCGCCTTCGCCCGTCACGTCGAGGCCTGCGGCTTCGGGTCGCTGGTCGCCGTGGAGCACGCGGTGATGATGAGCCGGTACGACAGCGTCTACCCGTACGACGCCTCCGGCCGCGTCGAGCTGCCGGCCGACTGCCCGATCCCCGACCCGCTCGAGCTGCTGGCCTTCCTCGCCGGTCAGACCACCACGCTGGGCCTGGCGACGGGCGTGCTCGTCCTGCCGGTGCACCACCCCGTCGTCCTCGCGAAGCGGCTCGCCACGCTGGACGTGCTCTCCGGCGGCCGGCTCCGCCTCGCGGTCGGCATGGGCTGGATGCGTGAGGAGCTCGAGGCCTGCGACGTGCCGTTCGAGGCACGTGGCCGCCGCGCCGACGAGCAGATCCGGGTCATGCGCGCCCTGTGGGCGGACACCTCGGAGCAGGGGGTCGACCACGACGGCGAGTTCTTCTCCTTCCGCGGGGCCGTCAGCCGGCCGCGGCCGGTCCGCGGGACCGTGCCCGTCCACATCGGCGGCCACTCCCGGGCGGCCGCCCGGCGAGCGGGCCGGCACGGCGACGGCCTGCAGCCGCTCGGCGTCGCCGGCGAGGAGCTCGCGGGCCTGGTCGCGCTGATGCGTTCCTCGGCCGAGGAGGCCGGCCGCGACCCCGACGCCCTCGAGCTGACCCTCGGCCACCTGGTCACCCGGATCGACCAGGGCCGGGCCGAGCGCCTCGCCGCGCAGGGCGCCGACCGGCTGGTGCTGGCGACGAGCGGGACGACCGACCTGGCGCAGGCCTGCGACGAGCTCTCCGCGTGCGCCGAGCGGCTGGGCCTCCGGGCCCGATGA
- a CDS encoding glycoside hydrolase family 26 protein, whose protein sequence is MPARPRLLLPTAVLALVVAVTGSVLDPAAAGGRPTKPSAPAPPADRTLGLAVAGAPTDLSEVGALVGRTGIAVDQVTFYAAWAGGGDFPAADAARIADAGAVPELTWEPWDPAAGVDQPAYALDRIAAGDHDAYLTRWARQVKAWGRPIVLRFAHEMNGTWYPWAEGVNGNGPGDHAAAWRHVVDVFRRAKVINVTWSWSANVPFPGSTPLAALYPGDAHVDRVGLDGYNWGTTQPWSTWQSFAEVFAPGVAELDAISGRPVHVTEVGAPEGAGGDKAAWITDMWSWLGAHPEVRGLTWFSLAKEADWRVDSSEASLGAWAAGARVF, encoded by the coding sequence GTGCCTGCTCGCCCGCGGCTGCTGCTCCCGACCGCCGTGCTCGCCCTCGTGGTCGCCGTGACCGGCAGCGTGCTGGACCCGGCCGCGGCCGGCGGCAGGCCGACGAAGCCCTCCGCTCCCGCACCGCCCGCGGACCGGACCCTCGGGCTCGCGGTGGCCGGAGCTCCGACCGACCTCTCCGAGGTCGGCGCCCTGGTCGGACGGACGGGGATCGCCGTCGACCAGGTGACGTTCTACGCGGCGTGGGCCGGTGGCGGGGACTTCCCCGCCGCGGACGCAGCCCGGATCGCGGACGCCGGCGCCGTCCCGGAGCTCACGTGGGAGCCGTGGGACCCCGCCGCGGGTGTGGACCAGCCGGCGTACGCCCTGGACCGGATCGCCGCCGGGGACCACGACGCCTACCTGACCCGGTGGGCCCGGCAGGTCAAGGCGTGGGGACGGCCGATCGTGCTCCGGTTCGCCCACGAGATGAACGGCACGTGGTACCCGTGGGCCGAGGGCGTCAACGGCAACGGCCCGGGCGACCACGCCGCCGCCTGGCGGCACGTCGTCGACGTCTTTCGCCGCGCGAAGGTCATCAACGTGACGTGGAGCTGGTCGGCCAACGTCCCGTTCCCCGGCTCCACCCCCCTGGCCGCGCTCTACCCCGGCGACGCCCACGTCGACCGGGTCGGGCTGGACGGCTACAACTGGGGCACGACCCAGCCGTGGTCGACCTGGCAGTCCTTCGCCGAGGTGTTCGCCCCCGGGGTCGCCGAGCTGGACGCGATCAGCGGCCGCCCGGTCCACGTGACCGAGGTCGGGGCGCCGGAGGGCGCCGGAGGCGACAAGGCCGCCTGGATCACCGACATGTGGTCGTGGCTGGGCGCGCACCCCGAGGTGCGGGGACTCACCTGGTTCTCCCTGGCCAAGGAGGCCGACTGGCGCGTGGACAGCTCGGAGGCCTCCCTGGGCGCATGGGCCGCCGGCGCCCGGGTCTTCTGA
- a CDS encoding PPOX class F420-dependent oxidoreductase: MTTLPDDLVQLLRGRALCFVTTLMPDGSPHVTETWVDTDGEHVVVNIVSTHQKARNIARDPRVAVAIADPDAPARYWAVRGRVVRTTTDGAAEHVDELSQRYIGRAYPGFGGSGDRVLVTIEADKVHSPQR, from the coding sequence GTGACGACACTGCCCGACGACCTGGTCCAGCTGCTGCGCGGTCGAGCCCTGTGCTTCGTGACGACGTTGATGCCCGACGGGTCACCGCACGTCACCGAGACCTGGGTCGACACCGACGGCGAGCACGTGGTCGTCAACATCGTCTCCACGCACCAGAAGGCCCGGAACATCGCTCGTGACCCGCGGGTCGCCGTCGCGATCGCCGATCCGGACGCGCCGGCTCGGTACTGGGCCGTCCGGGGCCGCGTCGTCCGCACGACGACCGACGGCGCCGCCGAGCACGTCGACGAGCTGTCCCAGCGCTACATCGGCCGGGCGTACCCGGGCTTCGGCGGGTCCGGTGACCGGGTGCTGGTCACGATCGAGGCCGACAAGGTGCACTCGCCACAGAGGTGA
- a CDS encoding sulfite oxidase-like oxidoreductase, whose product MPVTRGFFRKRDEGPAGRLPPGQYDTGSSWPVLTAEAAPDLAPADWRISVDGLVEAPSTWTWDEAHALPGSTYTGDIHCVTTWSKFDMTFRGVSVDDLLTAARPRPEARFVLAHSSTGYTTNLPLDDVTGGKAWVVWEVDGKPLSREHGGPARLLVPHLYFWKSAKWVSRLELLAEDQQGFWERNGYHDRGDPWREQRYQGDA is encoded by the coding sequence GTGCCCGTCACCCGTGGCTTCTTCCGCAAGCGCGACGAGGGCCCCGCCGGGCGACTGCCACCAGGGCAGTACGACACCGGCAGCAGCTGGCCGGTCCTGACCGCCGAGGCCGCGCCCGACCTGGCGCCGGCCGACTGGCGGATCAGCGTCGACGGGCTGGTCGAGGCGCCGAGCACGTGGACCTGGGACGAGGCGCACGCCCTGCCCGGCTCGACGTACACCGGCGACATCCACTGCGTGACGACGTGGTCGAAGTTCGACATGACCTTCCGCGGCGTCAGCGTCGACGACCTGCTGACCGCCGCACGCCCCCGGCCCGAGGCCCGCTTCGTGCTGGCCCACTCCAGCACCGGCTACACCACGAACCTCCCCCTCGACGACGTCACCGGCGGGAAGGCCTGGGTGGTCTGGGAGGTCGACGGGAAGCCCCTGTCGCGCGAGCACGGCGGCCCCGCGCGACTGCTCGTCCCGCACCTGTACTTCTGGAAGTCCGCCAAGTGGGTCTCCCGGCTCGAGCTGCTCGCCGAGGACCAGCAGGGGTTCTGGGAGCGCAACGGCTACCACGACCGCGGCGACCCCTGGCGCGAGCAGCGCTACCAGGGCGACGCGTGA
- a CDS encoding FAD-binding oxidoreductase gives MTGIEAVTPRATEWTTGTIITKEQPTPDQVRLRLHVEDRQRHDPGQHYVVRLRAPDDYTAQRSYSVASDGEDPLLELLVERLPDGEVSGHLADVAEVGDVLEVRGPIGRWFRWDARTPAVCLVGGTGVVPAVAMLRTARRLGRTDLLRVAAVGRSPEHLPYAAELARAGALVAYTRHDAGDRPAGPPRPDELAPLAEGAEVAFICGSPRFVALATPLLIGAGVDPTTIRVEQFGATG, from the coding sequence GTGACCGGGATCGAGGCGGTCACCCCTCGCGCGACGGAGTGGACGACCGGCACGATCATCACCAAGGAGCAGCCGACGCCCGACCAGGTCCGGCTGCGGCTGCACGTCGAGGACCGCCAGCGCCACGACCCCGGCCAGCACTACGTGGTGCGGCTGCGGGCACCGGACGACTACACCGCCCAGCGCTCCTACTCCGTCGCCTCCGACGGCGAGGACCCGCTCCTCGAGCTGCTCGTCGAGCGCCTGCCGGACGGGGAGGTCTCCGGCCACCTCGCGGACGTCGCCGAGGTCGGGGACGTGCTGGAGGTCCGGGGGCCGATCGGCCGGTGGTTCCGGTGGGACGCCCGCACCCCGGCGGTCTGCCTGGTCGGCGGGACCGGGGTCGTGCCCGCGGTCGCCATGCTCCGCACCGCGCGCCGGCTCGGCCGCACCGACCTGCTCCGGGTCGCCGCGGTGGGCCGCTCCCCCGAGCACCTGCCGTACGCCGCGGAGCTGGCCCGCGCCGGCGCCCTGGTCGCCTACACCCGTCACGACGCCGGCGACCGACCGGCGGGACCGCCGCGGCCCGACGAGCTGGCGCCGCTGGCCGAGGGCGCCGAGGTGGCGTTCATCTGCGGGTCGCCGCGCTTCGTCGCGCTGGCCACTCCCCTGCTGATCGGCGCCGGCGTCGACCCCACGACCATCCGCGTCGAGCAGTTCGGCGCGACCGGCTGA
- a CDS encoding nuclear transport factor 2 family protein: MTALSVEDRLDLLDLVHRYAAYVDERDGARAADLFTEDGVLASPAPPASLDPVVEAVGRDRLAAAFGQLADLPVTVHAVTGVVLDPVGADAARGRVTVSAHHVSERAGEPTDLVWHVRYLDDYRRTPVGWRFRRRELHLDVVESRRIARARGL, translated from the coding sequence ATGACCGCCCTCTCCGTCGAGGACCGCCTCGACCTCCTGGATCTCGTGCACCGCTACGCGGCGTACGTCGACGAGCGGGACGGCGCCCGGGCGGCCGACCTGTTCACCGAGGACGGCGTGCTGGCCTCCCCCGCGCCGCCCGCGTCGCTCGACCCGGTCGTCGAGGCCGTCGGGCGCGACCGGCTGGCGGCGGCGTTCGGCCAGCTGGCCGACCTGCCGGTGACGGTGCACGCCGTGACCGGCGTGGTGCTGGACCCTGTGGGAGCCGACGCGGCACGTGGGCGGGTGACCGTCTCCGCGCACCACGTGAGCGAGCGCGCCGGCGAGCCCACCGACCTGGTGTGGCACGTGCGCTACCTCGACGACTACCGGCGCACGCCGGTCGGCTGGCGCTTCCGGCGCAGGGAGCTGCACCTCGACGTCGTGGAGTCCCGCCGCATCGCCCGCGCCCGGGGGCTCTGA
- a CDS encoding alpha/beta fold hydrolase, whose product MSTEETRTVHSTEVGGPGGARTVFLHGLFGQGKNFTQAARALEPDLHSLLVDLPNHGRSGWTDSVDYVDVADAVAEHLRRGFAADGPVHLVGHSMGGKVAMVLALRHPDLVDRLVVVDISPTGSGGTGEFEHLLDSLSRLDLAAVVRRADADRLLTADIPDERVRGFLLQNLRSHGPDFRWQANLALLRAELETIGGFPDTSVIGGESFDHPVLWLAGDRSPYIRPEHDATMRRLFPRTRLVTIKGAGHWVHSEQPEAFVSALRVFLTA is encoded by the coding sequence GTGAGCACGGAGGAGACCCGGACGGTCCACAGCACCGAGGTCGGCGGTCCCGGCGGCGCTCGGACGGTGTTCCTCCACGGCCTGTTCGGCCAGGGCAAGAACTTCACCCAGGCCGCGCGGGCGCTGGAGCCCGACCTGCACTCGCTGCTGGTCGACCTGCCCAACCACGGCCGCTCGGGCTGGACCGACTCGGTCGACTACGTCGACGTCGCGGACGCGGTGGCCGAGCACCTGCGCCGCGGCTTCGCGGCCGACGGCCCGGTGCACCTCGTGGGCCACTCGATGGGCGGCAAGGTCGCGATGGTGCTGGCGCTGCGGCACCCGGACCTGGTCGACCGGCTGGTCGTCGTCGACATCTCGCCGACCGGCAGCGGCGGCACGGGGGAGTTCGAGCACTTGCTCGACAGCCTCTCGCGGCTCGACCTGGCCGCCGTCGTACGGCGCGCCGACGCCGACCGGCTGCTGACCGCCGACATCCCCGACGAGCGGGTCCGCGGCTTCCTGCTGCAGAACCTCCGGTCCCACGGGCCCGACTTCCGCTGGCAGGCCAACCTGGCGCTGCTGCGTGCCGAGCTGGAGACGATCGGCGGGTTCCCCGACACCTCGGTGATCGGCGGCGAGTCGTTCGACCACCCGGTGCTCTGGCTGGCCGGCGACCGGTCGCCGTACATCCGTCCCGAGCACGACGCCACCATGCGCCGGCTCTTCCCGCGGACCCGCCTGGTCACCATCAAGGGGGCCGGGCACTGGGTGCACTCCGAGCAGCCCGAGGCGTTCGTCTCGGCGCTCCGGGTCTTCCTGACCGCGTAG
- a CDS encoding alkaline phosphatase D family protein, which produces MSHLRLGPLLRFVDESSATVWVETEHAARVTVRAGAASGEARTFAVHGHHYALVEVTGLEPGTRTPYVVEVDGDQVWPPADSPYPPSVIGTMQAGRPLRMLFGSCRVSVSHDQAGNDLHGVDALRAYALHLAGDTSAGVADHEWPDLVLFLGDQVYADDTSDEMKEFIEQRRDPEQAPWYELQDYEEYAHLYRLAWDDPANRWLLSTLPSAMIFDDHDIRDDWNTSADWRAEMEATDWWHGRVVGGLGSYWVHQHIGNLSPAERAEDPLWQRITSWDGEDELDATAEVDALADRADQAPDSYRWSFCRDFDTQARLVVVDSRAARVLTPDQRCMLDDAEMAWLDERMRGDVDHLLIGTSLPFLLAPALHHAEAFSEALAQGRLGRLFKPLGERARQGADLEHWAAFQDGFQKVGRMVVEVAAGERGEAPRTVTFLSGDVHHSYVAIAEPDPASGRTAQSRIVQAVCSPIRNPLPRVMRVATALAAYGQARPTGRLLGGRVPRSPLRWRLPQGPWYDNNLAVLELREHELHMAWSRGVTDGAPDRPALEQVAAVDVTFRG; this is translated from the coding sequence GTGAGCCACCTCCGGCTGGGACCGCTGCTGCGGTTCGTCGACGAGTCCAGCGCGACCGTCTGGGTGGAGACCGAGCACGCCGCACGCGTCACCGTGCGGGCCGGCGCGGCGTCGGGGGAGGCCCGCACGTTCGCCGTCCACGGGCACCACTACGCGCTGGTCGAGGTGACCGGTCTCGAGCCCGGCACCCGCACGCCGTACGTCGTCGAGGTCGACGGCGACCAGGTGTGGCCGCCCGCGGACAGCCCGTACCCGCCGTCGGTGATCGGCACGATGCAGGCCGGCCGGCCGCTGCGGATGCTCTTCGGATCCTGCCGGGTCAGCGTCTCCCACGACCAGGCGGGCAACGACCTGCACGGCGTCGACGCCCTGCGCGCCTACGCGCTGCACCTGGCGGGGGACACCAGCGCCGGCGTCGCCGACCACGAGTGGCCCGACCTGGTGCTGTTCCTGGGCGACCAGGTGTACGCCGACGACACCAGCGACGAGATGAAGGAGTTCATCGAGCAGCGACGGGACCCCGAGCAGGCGCCGTGGTACGAGCTCCAGGACTACGAGGAGTACGCCCACCTCTACCGCCTGGCCTGGGACGACCCGGCCAACCGCTGGCTGCTGTCGACGCTGCCGAGCGCGATGATCTTCGACGACCACGACATCCGCGACGACTGGAACACCAGCGCCGACTGGCGCGCGGAGATGGAGGCCACCGACTGGTGGCACGGCCGCGTCGTCGGCGGCCTGGGGTCGTACTGGGTGCACCAGCACATCGGCAACCTGAGCCCGGCCGAGCGCGCCGAGGACCCGCTGTGGCAGCGGATCACCTCCTGGGACGGTGAGGACGAGCTGGACGCGACCGCGGAGGTCGACGCGCTCGCCGACCGCGCCGACCAGGCGCCGGACAGCTACCGCTGGAGCTTCTGCCGCGACTTCGACACCCAGGCCCGGCTGGTCGTCGTCGACTCGCGCGCGGCCCGCGTGCTCACCCCCGACCAGCGCTGCATGCTCGACGACGCCGAGATGGCCTGGCTCGACGAGCGGATGCGCGGCGACGTCGACCACCTGCTGATCGGCACGTCGCTGCCGTTCCTCCTCGCGCCGGCGCTGCACCACGCGGAGGCGTTCAGCGAGGCGCTCGCCCAGGGCCGGCTCGGCCGGCTGTTCAAGCCGCTCGGCGAGCGCGCGCGCCAGGGCGCTGACCTGGAGCACTGGGCGGCCTTCCAGGACGGCTTCCAGAAGGTCGGCCGGATGGTCGTCGAGGTGGCCGCGGGGGAGCGGGGCGAGGCGCCCCGGACGGTGACGTTCCTCTCCGGCGACGTCCACCACAGCTACGTCGCGATCGCCGAGCCCGACCCCGCGAGCGGTCGCACCGCGCAGAGCCGGATCGTCCAGGCGGTCTGCTCGCCGATCCGCAACCCGCTGCCGCGGGTGATGCGGGTGGCGACCGCGCTGGCGGCGTACGGCCAGGCCCGGCCCACTGGGCGCCTGCTCGGCGGGCGGGTGCCCCGCAGCCCGCTGCGGTGGCGGCTCCCGCAGGGGCCCTGGTACGACAACAACCTCGCCGTCCTCGAGCTGCGCGAGCACGAGCTGCACATGGCCTGGTCGCGCGGCGTCACCGACGGCGCCCCCGACCGCCCCGCCCTCGAGCAGGTGGCCGCGGTGGACGTGACGTTCCGCGGGTGA